The following are from one region of the Tachysurus fulvidraco isolate hzauxx_2018 chromosome 15, HZAU_PFXX_2.0, whole genome shotgun sequence genome:
- the hmgxb4a gene encoding HMG domain-containing protein 4a isoform X1: MEFEEIKRKGVMEMSGIEGEVGLVAGRSQREKRRSYKDLLREEEEIAAQVCKTFKGNSEDSELIVMGGDGHKKKKKHSSDEFHYRDHHGSGPPHKKKRKSSERSPSRSSSSSSQPTHSTDTAMGLLQAITSPMATGSEPGPSFNKKPSYPLQSSHLSSKDRKREGSAKSGQSFPHSFSQARHSSSSTFSKKHSSSSSSCSKSSLFHAGAGRGEPLTLRDGEGLKMKLILSPKEKNDGGESNEGLPFPTHPSTGTMGHHSSSGIKKSGIKKDKDRDRMMMSKPSKKKQHGREPLPMVGKEVEVEGQYGGGSLAQGGDCSSSGAELEAGELIIDDSYTHLSSKKKKKSKKSKKKKDKEKDRDRDKSSKEKKHNKGGNAEKKGFKGKGDSSRSHSHSHSLSNHSTSLGTYAMAPAVTLHHHHQGADLMMVKKKKKEEKERDKHDKDKKKKKSTTAYQVFCKEYRVNINAEQPGLVFGELSKKLAEVWKHLPEKDKQVWKQKAQYLQHKQIKAEATTIKQKISSSENKIKSSTKVVGVGAALTTQSRSSLSIRVPEVDPIDAAAHLQLLGESLSLIGHRLQETEGMVAVSGSLSVLLDSILCALGPLTCLTAQVPQLNGCPRSVLSSTLDNIAYIMPGL; encoded by the exons ATGGAATTTGAGGAGATAAAACGGAAAGGTGTAATGG AGATGTCGGGTATAGAGGGAGAGGTAGGTCTTGTGGCTGGTCGCAGTCAGAGGGAGAAAAGGCGCTCATACAAAGATTTAttgagagaagaagaagaaattgcTGCACAGGTGTGCAAAACTTTTAAGGGAAACAGTGAG GATTCAGAGTTGATAGTGATGGGTGGAGATGGtcacaaaaagaagaagaagcactCAAGTGATGAGTTCCATTACAGAG ACCACCATGGCTCAGGCCCCCCTCATAAGAAGAAGCGGAAGTCTTCTGAACGCTCACCTTCACGCTCATCTTCAAGCTCCTCTCAGCCAACCCATTCTACAGATACTGCTATGGGCCTCTTGCAGGCCATCACCTCCCCAATGGCCACGGGCTCTGAACCTGGCCCCAGCTTTAATAAAAAACCCTCTTACCCTCTTCAATCCTCACATTTGTCCTCCAAAGACCGCAAGCGTGAGGGCAGCGCTAAGAGTGGTCAATCTTTTCCCCACTCTTTCTCTCAAGCCCGCCATTCAAGTTCGTCAACATTTTCTAAGAAGCAttcctcatcctcttcttcttgttctaAGTCATCCTTGTTCCATGCTGGAGCAGGGAGGGGTGAGCCACTTACACTGAGAGATGGTGAGGGCCTGAAAATGAAACTCATCCTCTCACCCAAGGAGAAGAACGATGGAGGAGAGTCGAATGAAGGATTACCGTTCCCTACACACCCTTCTACAGGGACCATGGGGCATCATTCTTCCTCTGGCATTAAAAAAAGTGGGATAAAGAAGGATAAAGACAGGGACCGAATGATGATGTCTAAGCCATCAAAAAAGAAACAGCATGGCCGAGAGCCTCTGCCCATGGTGGGGAAAGAAGTAGAAGTGGAGG GGCAGTATGGTGGTGGGTCTTTGGCACAGGGAGGGGATTGTTCATCCTCAGGAGCGGAGTTAGAGGCAGGCGAACTGATCATTGATGACTCCTACACTCACCTTTCatctaaaaagaagaaaaaaagcaaaaaaagcaaaaagaaaaaggacaaagagaaagacagagacagggatAAAAGCTCAAAAGAGAAGAAGCACAACAAAGGAGGAAATGCAGAAAAGAAAGGATTTAAGGGTAAGG GGGACTCGTCCAGAAGCCATTCCCATTCCCACAGCCTATCCAATCACAGTACCTCATTAGGGACATATGCTATGGCTCCAGCAGTCACcttgcatcatcatcatcagggtGCTGACCTGATgatggtgaagaagaagaaaaaggaggaaaaagagagggaCAAGCATGACAAAGACAAG aaaaagaagaagagtaCGACAGCTTATCAGGTGTTCTGTAAAGAGTACAGGGTCAATATAAATGCAGAACAGCCTGGACTTG TGTTTGGGGAGCTCAGCAAGAAGCTTGCAGAGGTTTGGAAGCATCTACCTGAAAAAGACAAGCAG GTGTGGAAGCAAAAAGCTCAGTATCTGCAGCACAAGCAGATTAAAGCTGAGGCCACAACCATCAAACAGAAGATTTCCTCATCAGAGAACAAAATCAAGA GTTCTACTAAGGTTGTGGGTGTTGGGGCAGCTTTGACCACTCAAAGTCGCTCTTCTTTGAGCATCCGGGTACCAGAGGTTGACCCCATAGATGCGGCTGCCCATCTGCAGCTCCTTGGGGAATCCTTATCTCTTATTGGACACAGGCTACAAGAGACAGAG GGAATGGTAGCTGTGTCTGgtagtctctctgtcctgctaGACTCCATTTTGTGTGCTCTTGGTCCATTAACCTGCCTCACTGCTCAGGTCCCACAGCTGAATGGCTGTCCCCGCAGCGTCTTG tcAAGCACGCTGGACAACATAGCATACATCATGCCAGGACTATGA
- the hmgxb4a gene encoding HMG domain-containing protein 4a isoform X3, with the protein MEFEEIKRKGVMEMSGIEGEVGLVAGRSQREKRRSYKDLLREEEEIAAQDSELIVMGGDGHKKKKKHSSDEFHYRDHHGSGPPHKKKRKSSERSPSRSSSSSSQPTHSTDTAMGLLQAITSPMATGSEPGPSFNKKPSYPLQSSHLSSKDRKREGSAKSGQSFPHSFSQARHSSSSTFSKKHSSSSSSCSKSSLFHAGAGRGEPLTLRDGEGLKMKLILSPKEKNDGGESNEGLPFPTHPSTGTMGHHSSSGIKKSGIKKDKDRDRMMMSKPSKKKQHGREPLPMVGKEVEVEGQYGGGSLAQGGDCSSSGAELEAGELIIDDSYTHLSSKKKKKSKKSKKKKDKEKDRDRDKSSKEKKHNKGGNAEKKGFKGKGDSSRSHSHSHSLSNHSTSLGTYAMAPAVTLHHHHQGADLMMVKKKKKEEKERDKHDKDKKKKKSTTAYQVFCKEYRVNINAEQPGLVFGELSKKLAEVWKHLPEKDKQVWKQKAQYLQHKQIKAEATTIKQKISSSENKIKSSTKVVGVGAALTTQSRSSLSIRVPEVDPIDAAAHLQLLGESLSLIGHRLQETEGMVAVSGSLSVLLDSILCALGPLTCLTAQVPQLNGCPRSVLSSTLDNIAYIMPGL; encoded by the exons ATGGAATTTGAGGAGATAAAACGGAAAGGTGTAATGG AGATGTCGGGTATAGAGGGAGAGGTAGGTCTTGTGGCTGGTCGCAGTCAGAGGGAGAAAAGGCGCTCATACAAAGATTTAttgagagaagaagaagaaattgcTGCACAG GATTCAGAGTTGATAGTGATGGGTGGAGATGGtcacaaaaagaagaagaagcactCAAGTGATGAGTTCCATTACAGAG ACCACCATGGCTCAGGCCCCCCTCATAAGAAGAAGCGGAAGTCTTCTGAACGCTCACCTTCACGCTCATCTTCAAGCTCCTCTCAGCCAACCCATTCTACAGATACTGCTATGGGCCTCTTGCAGGCCATCACCTCCCCAATGGCCACGGGCTCTGAACCTGGCCCCAGCTTTAATAAAAAACCCTCTTACCCTCTTCAATCCTCACATTTGTCCTCCAAAGACCGCAAGCGTGAGGGCAGCGCTAAGAGTGGTCAATCTTTTCCCCACTCTTTCTCTCAAGCCCGCCATTCAAGTTCGTCAACATTTTCTAAGAAGCAttcctcatcctcttcttcttgttctaAGTCATCCTTGTTCCATGCTGGAGCAGGGAGGGGTGAGCCACTTACACTGAGAGATGGTGAGGGCCTGAAAATGAAACTCATCCTCTCACCCAAGGAGAAGAACGATGGAGGAGAGTCGAATGAAGGATTACCGTTCCCTACACACCCTTCTACAGGGACCATGGGGCATCATTCTTCCTCTGGCATTAAAAAAAGTGGGATAAAGAAGGATAAAGACAGGGACCGAATGATGATGTCTAAGCCATCAAAAAAGAAACAGCATGGCCGAGAGCCTCTGCCCATGGTGGGGAAAGAAGTAGAAGTGGAGG GGCAGTATGGTGGTGGGTCTTTGGCACAGGGAGGGGATTGTTCATCCTCAGGAGCGGAGTTAGAGGCAGGCGAACTGATCATTGATGACTCCTACACTCACCTTTCatctaaaaagaagaaaaaaagcaaaaaaagcaaaaagaaaaaggacaaagagaaagacagagacagggatAAAAGCTCAAAAGAGAAGAAGCACAACAAAGGAGGAAATGCAGAAAAGAAAGGATTTAAGGGTAAGG GGGACTCGTCCAGAAGCCATTCCCATTCCCACAGCCTATCCAATCACAGTACCTCATTAGGGACATATGCTATGGCTCCAGCAGTCACcttgcatcatcatcatcagggtGCTGACCTGATgatggtgaagaagaagaaaaaggaggaaaaagagagggaCAAGCATGACAAAGACAAG aaaaagaagaagagtaCGACAGCTTATCAGGTGTTCTGTAAAGAGTACAGGGTCAATATAAATGCAGAACAGCCTGGACTTG TGTTTGGGGAGCTCAGCAAGAAGCTTGCAGAGGTTTGGAAGCATCTACCTGAAAAAGACAAGCAG GTGTGGAAGCAAAAAGCTCAGTATCTGCAGCACAAGCAGATTAAAGCTGAGGCCACAACCATCAAACAGAAGATTTCCTCATCAGAGAACAAAATCAAGA GTTCTACTAAGGTTGTGGGTGTTGGGGCAGCTTTGACCACTCAAAGTCGCTCTTCTTTGAGCATCCGGGTACCAGAGGTTGACCCCATAGATGCGGCTGCCCATCTGCAGCTCCTTGGGGAATCCTTATCTCTTATTGGACACAGGCTACAAGAGACAGAG GGAATGGTAGCTGTGTCTGgtagtctctctgtcctgctaGACTCCATTTTGTGTGCTCTTGGTCCATTAACCTGCCTCACTGCTCAGGTCCCACAGCTGAATGGCTGTCCCCGCAGCGTCTTG tcAAGCACGCTGGACAACATAGCATACATCATGCCAGGACTATGA
- the si:dkeyp-69e1.8 gene encoding GTPase IMAP family member 7, with translation MEEKTTPDLDGEPEELRDSANAEHELRLVLLGWTGTGKSSMGNGILGTPVFDTRHGSTSQKPVTMKCEKGCASVSGRQVVVVDTPDWFYSKRPLEEVHRQLALCESLSSPGPHAFLLCISVHRPCENLQALDALEKVFGLEAITKHTIVLFTDMDQLSEGQTLQEFLNTEQKDLLELVQRCGDRYHVIRVEGEKEEEKSQKCVEELLEKVEEMVKQSGKEFYICPPLPQTEETVRRMEASNEESSSNEDMSKGDDKEEKHSDMEQEASSEKTEPSADGLEVQEDIALSPPAPPPSFLHWVWDTVIGWVMWLPNLIRGTSLLGSVVGLFFGGAMGATVGSVATEVSRRKNKAKVKTN, from the exons ATGGAAGAGAAAACAACTCCTGACTTGGACGGAGAGCCCGAGGAGCTGCGAGACTCTGCTAACGCAG agCATGAGCTGAGGCTGGTGTTGCTGGGATGGACAGGCACGGGGAAAAGCAGTATGGGTAACGGCATCCTTGGCACTCCGGTGTTTGATACCCGCCATGGTTCCACCTCTCAGAAGCCAGTAACCATGAAGTGTGAGAAGGGGTGTGCAAGTGTTTCTGGAAGGCAG GTGGTTGTGGTGGACACGCCAGACTGGTTCTACTCAAAGAGGCCCCTAGAGGAAGTGCACCGCCAGCTGGCTCTTTGTGAATCTCTGTCCTCTCCAGGACCCCATGCCTTCCTGCTCTGCATCTCTGTCCATCGCCCATGTGAGAACCTCCAGGCTCTGGATGCTTTAGAGAAAGTGTTCGGTCTCGAAGCCATCACTAAACACACTATTGTCCTGTTTACTGATATGGACCAGCTGTCAGAGGGTCAAACACTGCAGGAGTTTCTTAACACCGAGCAGAAGGATTTACTGGAATTGGTGCAGAGGTGTGGAGACCGTTATCATGTCATAAGggtagaaggagaaaaagaggaggagaaaagcCAAAAGTGTGTGGAGGAGTTGCTGGAAAAGGTGGAAGAGATGGTAAAACAGAGCGGGAAGGAATTTTACATCTGCCCTCCTCTTCCGCAAACAGAGGAGACAGTGAGGAGGATGGAAGCGAGTAATGAGGAAAGCTCATCTAATGAAGACATGAGCAAGGGGGACGACAAGGAAGAGAAGCACTCAGACATGGAGCAAGAAGCGAGTTCAGAGAAAACGGAGCCGAGCGCAGATGGTCTGGAGGTGCAGGAGGATATTGCTTTATCTCCTCCTGCACCTCCTCCATCGTTCTTGCACTGGGTTTGGGACACAGTGATTGGGTGGGTGATGTGGCTGCCCAATCTTATCAGGGGTACATCTTTGCTTGGCTCTGTTGTTGGGTTGTTTTTTGGGGGTGCTATGGGGGCTACCGTGGGCTCTGTTGCCACCGAGGTgagcagaagaaaaaacaaagcaaaagttAAAACAAACTAA
- the hmgxb4a gene encoding HMG domain-containing protein 4a isoform X4, with product MEFEEIKRKGVMEMSGIEGEVGLVAGRSQREKRRSYKDLLREEEEIAAQDSELIVMGGDGHKKKKKHSSDEFHYRDHHGSGPPHKKKRKSSERSPSRSSSSSSQPTHSTDTAMGLLQAITSPMATGSEPGPSFNKKPSYPLQSSHLSSKDRKREGSAKSGQSFPHSFSQARHSSSSTFSKKHSSSSSSCSKSSLFHAGAGRGEPLTLRDGEGLKMKLILSPKEKNDGGESNEGLPFPTHPSTGTMGHHSSSGIKKSGIKKDKDRDRMMMSKPSKKKQHGREPLPMVGKEVEVEGQYGGGSLAQGGDCSSSGAELEAGELIIDDSYTHLSSKKKKKSKKSKKKKDKEKDRDRDKSSKEKKHNKGGNAEKKGFKGDSSRSHSHSHSLSNHSTSLGTYAMAPAVTLHHHHQGADLMMVKKKKKEEKERDKHDKDKKKKKSTTAYQVFCKEYRVNINAEQPGLVFGELSKKLAEVWKHLPEKDKQVWKQKAQYLQHKQIKAEATTIKQKISSSENKIKSSTKVVGVGAALTTQSRSSLSIRVPEVDPIDAAAHLQLLGESLSLIGHRLQETEGMVAVSGSLSVLLDSILCALGPLTCLTAQVPQLNGCPRSVLSSTLDNIAYIMPGL from the exons ATGGAATTTGAGGAGATAAAACGGAAAGGTGTAATGG AGATGTCGGGTATAGAGGGAGAGGTAGGTCTTGTGGCTGGTCGCAGTCAGAGGGAGAAAAGGCGCTCATACAAAGATTTAttgagagaagaagaagaaattgcTGCACAG GATTCAGAGTTGATAGTGATGGGTGGAGATGGtcacaaaaagaagaagaagcactCAAGTGATGAGTTCCATTACAGAG ACCACCATGGCTCAGGCCCCCCTCATAAGAAGAAGCGGAAGTCTTCTGAACGCTCACCTTCACGCTCATCTTCAAGCTCCTCTCAGCCAACCCATTCTACAGATACTGCTATGGGCCTCTTGCAGGCCATCACCTCCCCAATGGCCACGGGCTCTGAACCTGGCCCCAGCTTTAATAAAAAACCCTCTTACCCTCTTCAATCCTCACATTTGTCCTCCAAAGACCGCAAGCGTGAGGGCAGCGCTAAGAGTGGTCAATCTTTTCCCCACTCTTTCTCTCAAGCCCGCCATTCAAGTTCGTCAACATTTTCTAAGAAGCAttcctcatcctcttcttcttgttctaAGTCATCCTTGTTCCATGCTGGAGCAGGGAGGGGTGAGCCACTTACACTGAGAGATGGTGAGGGCCTGAAAATGAAACTCATCCTCTCACCCAAGGAGAAGAACGATGGAGGAGAGTCGAATGAAGGATTACCGTTCCCTACACACCCTTCTACAGGGACCATGGGGCATCATTCTTCCTCTGGCATTAAAAAAAGTGGGATAAAGAAGGATAAAGACAGGGACCGAATGATGATGTCTAAGCCATCAAAAAAGAAACAGCATGGCCGAGAGCCTCTGCCCATGGTGGGGAAAGAAGTAGAAGTGGAGG GGCAGTATGGTGGTGGGTCTTTGGCACAGGGAGGGGATTGTTCATCCTCAGGAGCGGAGTTAGAGGCAGGCGAACTGATCATTGATGACTCCTACACTCACCTTTCatctaaaaagaagaaaaaaagcaaaaaaagcaaaaagaaaaaggacaaagagaaagacagagacagggatAAAAGCTCAAAAGAGAAGAAGCACAACAAAGGAGGAAATGCAGAAAAGAAAGGATTTAAGG GGGACTCGTCCAGAAGCCATTCCCATTCCCACAGCCTATCCAATCACAGTACCTCATTAGGGACATATGCTATGGCTCCAGCAGTCACcttgcatcatcatcatcagggtGCTGACCTGATgatggtgaagaagaagaaaaaggaggaaaaagagagggaCAAGCATGACAAAGACAAG aaaaagaagaagagtaCGACAGCTTATCAGGTGTTCTGTAAAGAGTACAGGGTCAATATAAATGCAGAACAGCCTGGACTTG TGTTTGGGGAGCTCAGCAAGAAGCTTGCAGAGGTTTGGAAGCATCTACCTGAAAAAGACAAGCAG GTGTGGAAGCAAAAAGCTCAGTATCTGCAGCACAAGCAGATTAAAGCTGAGGCCACAACCATCAAACAGAAGATTTCCTCATCAGAGAACAAAATCAAGA GTTCTACTAAGGTTGTGGGTGTTGGGGCAGCTTTGACCACTCAAAGTCGCTCTTCTTTGAGCATCCGGGTACCAGAGGTTGACCCCATAGATGCGGCTGCCCATCTGCAGCTCCTTGGGGAATCCTTATCTCTTATTGGACACAGGCTACAAGAGACAGAG GGAATGGTAGCTGTGTCTGgtagtctctctgtcctgctaGACTCCATTTTGTGTGCTCTTGGTCCATTAACCTGCCTCACTGCTCAGGTCCCACAGCTGAATGGCTGTCCCCGCAGCGTCTTG tcAAGCACGCTGGACAACATAGCATACATCATGCCAGGACTATGA
- the hmgxb4a gene encoding HMG domain-containing protein 4a isoform X2 has protein sequence MEFEEIKRKGVMEMSGIEGEVGLVAGRSQREKRRSYKDLLREEEEIAAQVCKTFKGNSEDSELIVMGGDGHKKKKKHSSDEFHYRDHHGSGPPHKKKRKSSERSPSRSSSSSSQPTHSTDTAMGLLQAITSPMATGSEPGPSFNKKPSYPLQSSHLSSKDRKREGSAKSGQSFPHSFSQARHSSSSTFSKKHSSSSSSCSKSSLFHAGAGRGEPLTLRDGEGLKMKLILSPKEKNDGGESNEGLPFPTHPSTGTMGHHSSSGIKKSGIKKDKDRDRMMMSKPSKKKQHGREPLPMVGKEVEVEGQYGGGSLAQGGDCSSSGAELEAGELIIDDSYTHLSSKKKKKSKKSKKKKDKEKDRDRDKSSKEKKHNKGGNAEKKGFKGDSSRSHSHSHSLSNHSTSLGTYAMAPAVTLHHHHQGADLMMVKKKKKEEKERDKHDKDKKKKKSTTAYQVFCKEYRVNINAEQPGLVFGELSKKLAEVWKHLPEKDKQVWKQKAQYLQHKQIKAEATTIKQKISSSENKIKSSTKVVGVGAALTTQSRSSLSIRVPEVDPIDAAAHLQLLGESLSLIGHRLQETEGMVAVSGSLSVLLDSILCALGPLTCLTAQVPQLNGCPRSVLSSTLDNIAYIMPGL, from the exons ATGGAATTTGAGGAGATAAAACGGAAAGGTGTAATGG AGATGTCGGGTATAGAGGGAGAGGTAGGTCTTGTGGCTGGTCGCAGTCAGAGGGAGAAAAGGCGCTCATACAAAGATTTAttgagagaagaagaagaaattgcTGCACAGGTGTGCAAAACTTTTAAGGGAAACAGTGAG GATTCAGAGTTGATAGTGATGGGTGGAGATGGtcacaaaaagaagaagaagcactCAAGTGATGAGTTCCATTACAGAG ACCACCATGGCTCAGGCCCCCCTCATAAGAAGAAGCGGAAGTCTTCTGAACGCTCACCTTCACGCTCATCTTCAAGCTCCTCTCAGCCAACCCATTCTACAGATACTGCTATGGGCCTCTTGCAGGCCATCACCTCCCCAATGGCCACGGGCTCTGAACCTGGCCCCAGCTTTAATAAAAAACCCTCTTACCCTCTTCAATCCTCACATTTGTCCTCCAAAGACCGCAAGCGTGAGGGCAGCGCTAAGAGTGGTCAATCTTTTCCCCACTCTTTCTCTCAAGCCCGCCATTCAAGTTCGTCAACATTTTCTAAGAAGCAttcctcatcctcttcttcttgttctaAGTCATCCTTGTTCCATGCTGGAGCAGGGAGGGGTGAGCCACTTACACTGAGAGATGGTGAGGGCCTGAAAATGAAACTCATCCTCTCACCCAAGGAGAAGAACGATGGAGGAGAGTCGAATGAAGGATTACCGTTCCCTACACACCCTTCTACAGGGACCATGGGGCATCATTCTTCCTCTGGCATTAAAAAAAGTGGGATAAAGAAGGATAAAGACAGGGACCGAATGATGATGTCTAAGCCATCAAAAAAGAAACAGCATGGCCGAGAGCCTCTGCCCATGGTGGGGAAAGAAGTAGAAGTGGAGG GGCAGTATGGTGGTGGGTCTTTGGCACAGGGAGGGGATTGTTCATCCTCAGGAGCGGAGTTAGAGGCAGGCGAACTGATCATTGATGACTCCTACACTCACCTTTCatctaaaaagaagaaaaaaagcaaaaaaagcaaaaagaaaaaggacaaagagaaagacagagacagggatAAAAGCTCAAAAGAGAAGAAGCACAACAAAGGAGGAAATGCAGAAAAGAAAGGATTTAAGG GGGACTCGTCCAGAAGCCATTCCCATTCCCACAGCCTATCCAATCACAGTACCTCATTAGGGACATATGCTATGGCTCCAGCAGTCACcttgcatcatcatcatcagggtGCTGACCTGATgatggtgaagaagaagaaaaaggaggaaaaagagagggaCAAGCATGACAAAGACAAG aaaaagaagaagagtaCGACAGCTTATCAGGTGTTCTGTAAAGAGTACAGGGTCAATATAAATGCAGAACAGCCTGGACTTG TGTTTGGGGAGCTCAGCAAGAAGCTTGCAGAGGTTTGGAAGCATCTACCTGAAAAAGACAAGCAG GTGTGGAAGCAAAAAGCTCAGTATCTGCAGCACAAGCAGATTAAAGCTGAGGCCACAACCATCAAACAGAAGATTTCCTCATCAGAGAACAAAATCAAGA GTTCTACTAAGGTTGTGGGTGTTGGGGCAGCTTTGACCACTCAAAGTCGCTCTTCTTTGAGCATCCGGGTACCAGAGGTTGACCCCATAGATGCGGCTGCCCATCTGCAGCTCCTTGGGGAATCCTTATCTCTTATTGGACACAGGCTACAAGAGACAGAG GGAATGGTAGCTGTGTCTGgtagtctctctgtcctgctaGACTCCATTTTGTGTGCTCTTGGTCCATTAACCTGCCTCACTGCTCAGGTCCCACAGCTGAATGGCTGTCCCCGCAGCGTCTTG tcAAGCACGCTGGACAACATAGCATACATCATGCCAGGACTATGA